The Gopherus evgoodei ecotype Sinaloan lineage chromosome 8, rGopEvg1_v1.p, whole genome shotgun sequence genome includes a region encoding these proteins:
- the GPR88 gene encoding probable G-protein coupled receptor 88, whose amino-acid sequence MLNFSSSSVWSASSSLLLLCEESVGTRISLSLIYSLLALMGTLSNVMVIYLVFSFKKLQTTSNAFIVNGCVADLSVCALWMPQEAVVGLLPLSSSSAHSAEYRLLRGVLLGLGLTVSLLSHLLVALNRYVLITKAPSTYQALYQQRRTGWMIGLSWGFALLLVLLLPGLWTQWLSQQSSQQEISSASSSSHYTALLVALAMLSQTVLLLHCYLGIMRRVRVSVKRISVLNFHLLHQLPFPAAPPPARRVQRRLSSVSVLLLCCVFLLDTQPVVWVSLLGFFLQSIPRALQVTSWLLFCSLSAFNPLLYTWKNEEFRRSMRSVLPRGETPTVTVAAAAAAAALPTVSLPCQEQPRLGTKVESLGNLVLQ is encoded by the coding sequence ATGCTCAACTTTTCATCCTCTTCTGTTTGGAGTGCGAgctcctctctgctgctgctttgtgaAGAATCCGTGGGGACCAGAATCTCCTTGTCTCTCATCTATTCGCTGTTAGCCCTCATGGGGACCTTATCCAATGTGATGGTCATTTACCTGGTCTTCTCCTTCAAGAAGCTACAGACCACCAGCAATGCCTTCATTGTGAACGGCTGTGTAGCTGACCTGAGTGTTTGTGCCCTCTGGATGCCGCAAGAAGCAGTGGTGGGGCTGTTGCCACTTAGCTCCTCTTCTGCTCATTCAGCAGAATACAGGCTGCTGCGGGGTGTGCTCCTTGGCCTTGGCCTCACTGTCTCCTtgctctcccacctgctggtgGCCCTCAACCGTTATGTGCTGATCACCAAGGCACCCAGCACTTACCAGGCACTCTACCAGCAGAGGCGCACAGGGTGGATGATCGGACTTTCCTGGGGATTTGCCCTGCTCTTGGTGCTACTGCTGCCTGGGCTCTGGACACAATGGCTCTCACAGCAGTCATCCCAGCAGGAGATCAGCAGTGCCAGCAGCAGTTCACACTACACTGCCCTGCTGGTAGCACTGGCCATGCTCAGCCAGACCGTGCTGCTGCTCCATTGCTACCTCGGCATCATGAGACGGGTGCGGGTCAGCGTCAAACGGATCAGTGTCCTAAACTTCCACCTCCTGCATCAGTTGCCCTTCCCTGCTGCCCCACCGCCTGCCCGCCGGGTTCAGCGGCGCCTCAGCAGCGTCTCCGTGCTGCTCCTGTGCTGTGTCTTCCTCCTGGACACCCAGCCTGTGGTATGGGTGAGCCTGCTGGGCTTCTTCCTTCAGTCCATACCCCGGGCACTCCAGGTGACCAGCTGGCTGCTCTTCTGTTCCCTCTCTGCATTCAACCCGTTGCTCTATACCTGGAAGAATGAGGAATTCAGGCGCTCTATGCGTTCAGTGCTGCCCAGAGGAGAGACCCCAACTGTAACTgtggctgcagctgcagcagctgctgccctcccTACAGTGTCACTGCCTTGCCAGGAGCAACCGCGGCTGGGTACCAAAGTTGAGAGCCTGGGGAACCTAGTGCTTCAATGA